Proteins encoded in a region of the Polyodon spathula isolate WHYD16114869_AA chromosome 9, ASM1765450v1, whole genome shotgun sequence genome:
- the ctsc gene encoding dipeptidyl peptidase 1, with protein MKLEAVLLCIFVFGVRRSFCDTPANCTYEDLVGTWVFQVSNGGQDHTIDCTKMGPAVKTVTVHLEKLNVASDDLGNSGFFTLIYNQGFEVVLSDYKWFAFFKYKQEGSQVTSYCDQTLTGWVHDVLGHNWACFVGKKVSSIPQRVNTVPSPKLWQLLYQQPYKYNPNYVNAINTVQKSWTATAYKEHETFTIEELIRRAGGRGSRIPRRPKPAPLTEEVAKLAAGVPESWDWRNVEGVNYVSPVRNQASCGSCYSFASMGMLEARIRILTNNTQTPVFSTQQVVSCSEYSQGCDGGFPYLIGKYIQDFGVVEEKCFPYIGKDSPCTLKPECFRYYTSEYHYVGGFYGACNEALMKLELVKNGPMGVAFEVYGDFMSYRGGIYHHTGLTDEFNPFELTNHAVLLVGYGSDPGTGEKYWIVKNSWGTGWGEDGYFRIRRGSDECAIESIAVAATPILKL; from the exons ATGAAGCTGGAAGCTGTATTGCTGTGCATATTTGTGTTTGGAGTGAGGCGCTCATTTTGCGATACCCCGGCAAACTGCACCTACGAAGACTTGGTGGGCACTTGGGTCTTTCAGGTGTCTAACGGCGGTCAAGACCATACTATCGACTGCACCAAGATGG GGCCTGCAGTGAAAACTGTGACTGTCCATCTTGAAAAGCTGAACGTGGCTTCGGATGACCTGGGGAATTCTGGTTTCTTCACCTTAATTTATAATCAGGGATTTGAGGTGGTTCTGTCTGACTACAAATGGTTTGCATTTTTTAAG TATAAGCAAGAAGGTTCACAGGTGACCAGCTATTGCGACCAAACCTTAACAGGATGGGTGCATGATGTACTGGGACACAATTGGGCATGCTTTGTAGGAAAGAAAGTGTCCTCCATTCCCCAGAGGGTCAACACTGTGCCATCTCCCAAGCTATGGCAGCT GCTGTATCAACAACCGTACAAGTATAACCCAAACTATGTGAACGCAATCAACACAGTGCAGAAATCCTGGACAGCAACCGCCTACAAGGAGCATGAAACATTTACCATTGAAGAGCTGATCAGAAGAGCTGGTGGTCGCGGCTCACGCATTCCGAG GCGTCCAAAGCCAGCTCCTTTGACAGAAGAAGTAGCCAAGCTTGCTGCCGGAGTGCCAGAGTCATGGGACTGGAGGAACGTTGAGGGAGTGAACTATGTGAGCCCAGTGCGGAACCAAG cGTCATGTGGCAGTTGCTATTCCTTTGCGTCGATGGGCATGCTGGAGGCTCGCATTCGTATCCTGACCAACAACACTCAGACCCCCGTCTTCAGCACACAGCAGGTTGTCTCCTGTAGTGAATACTCTCAAG GTTGTGATGGAGGGTTTCCTTACCTAATTGGAAAATACATCCAAGACTTTGGCGTGGTAGAAGAAAAATGCTTCCCCTACATTGGGAAGGACTCTCCGTGCACTCTGAAGCCTGAATGCTTCCGTTACTACACCTCGGAGTACCACTATGTAGGCGGCTTCTATGGAGCCTGCAACGAGGCGCTGATGAAACTGGAACTTGTCAAGAACGGCCCCATGGGGGTTGCTTTTGAGGTCTACGGGGACTTCATGAGTTATCGAGGTGGGATTTATCACCACACAGGTCTGACGGATGAGTTCAACCCCTTTGAGCTGACCAATCACGCTGTGTTGCTGGTAGGGTATGGCAGTGACCCCGGGACAGGCGAGAAGTATTGGATTGTGAAAAACAGCTGGGGAACCGGGTGGGGCGAGGACGGGTACTTCAGAATCCGCAGAGGTTCTGATGAGTGCGCTATAGAAAGCATTGCTGTTGCTGCAACGCCAATCCTTAAACTGTAG